GACATGAGCAAAATAAAGAAACAGGCTTGTTCGAGAAGGAGCGCGTATCCTTCCGAACAAGCCTGTTTTTCTTGCAAAAAGCATGATATGTCTAATCGGTATGAAGATGTTTTATTTTTATTGTGCTGAAGTCGCAGAAGGGACCGGCACTGGTACTGGAACCGGTGCAGTTTCAGATGTCTCCTCTGCAGCTTCGGCTTCTTCAGCAGGTTCTGCTTGTGGCTGCCTAGCAGCCATCAGTTCAGCGACGATTTGATCTGTTGGTTGTGTAAGCAACGCATACATAATCGCAGCCTCTTCCTGACGAATCAGAGGTTTGCGGGAAAGTAAATCAATGGATCCATCTTCCAGCACTTTTACCTCAGGTCCATGGATACCAAGCTTCGCCATCATCTGAACGGCTGGTACAGCCCATGGGTCCGTGTGTCCCGCAAGTTTCACATCATTGAACAGTTCGCTAGGATATTGCAGTTGGAGAGATCTCCAGATCATTACCATCGCTTCCTGTCGCATAATCACTTGATCCGGTTTAAACTGCGTGTCATCTGCGCCCGTAATCATCCCCATCTCATACCCGAGTTGAATATATCCGGCTGCTGCATGGTCTGCCCAATCGGTGCCGGCAGGAGGTGTTGTTTTGCTGGGTTTCAATCCACTAAGTTTAAGCGTGTTTTCAATAAATTCAGCTCGTGTCACAGCTGTTTTCGGTTGGAAAGACTTGTTAGCCTCATTCTCATAATATCCGAGTGATTGTAATCCATAGATAGCTTCAGCATAAGGACTGTTCTTACGAACATCCCGGAAGCCCACAGGTTTTTGCCCTTTTTTCTCATAACCCATAGGGTTGAGGTAAGGTTCCTTCAAGTATGTGGTGCCATCTGCATTTTCTATGAATGCTGTGAATTGACCGGTCAATTCATCTTTGAAGAGATGATCTTCCAGTTGGATCAGGTTGCGTTGACCCAGGAATACATCGCTAATGCTCAGTTGTCCTGGCTTATCCCCGCCACCTTTCAGGGAACTTACAATCGTGTTAAGTCGAAGATCTGCGTACAATCCGGTTAAGCGTTGCAGCTCAGCTGCGGATTGCGGCGTGTATTCCTTGAACTGCACAGGCTCTGCATATTGCGGGAAGAAACTCTGAATGAATGCAGGATAGAACAGATTACGAAGTGCTCCATTTTGATTATACGTCAGGAAAACGCCTGTATTTTGCTCGGGAATAAGGAAGAGATAAGAGCTGAACCCGGTCAGGTCGCCTGCTTTCGTAATAACTTTTGGACTACTTCCTGCACCGGGAATCTGAAATGCTGCTTCGAATCCATACGTGGTGTTTGGTAACAGTGGGTGAATGGAAGAACGGTACTGTTCCATGCTTTTCACCGTGGATTCCTTAAAGATTCGCTTGTTGTCCTTCACGCCATCATTCAGGAACGCAATCATGAATTTCCCAATGTCCTCGGCGGTAGACAACATGCCCCCTTGAGGCATTGGTGTTGGAGAGATGGTGTACAGATCAAGCGGATTGTGTGCCGCATCATAGCCTGTAGCCAGCTGCTTTTGGAATTTTTTGTCCAGCATGAAACTGCTGTTATCCATTCCTAACGGTTTGAAGATATGCTGCTGCATGTAGGATTCAAAAGGCTCGCCGCTTACATTCTCGACAATCATGCCAAGCAGCAAAAACGAGAAGTTATCGTACATGTAGGCGCTACCAGGCTCGCGAACGACAGGAGGCATGTGTTGCTGTGCGTAATCCTCCATCGCTATGTACTTGTCGAAATCAGTATGGATGTCTTCCTGCTGCGGATCACGGATCTCGAATCCGGTCGTGTGTGTGAGCAGGTTCTCCACAGTTACAGGTTTGTCAAAAGGGTTATCGAATTTGAGCCCTTTCACATAGGTCTGAAAATCAGCTTGAAGGTCAACCTTGCCTTGCTCCACCAGCTGCATCACGGCTGCTGCCGTGAATGTTTTGGAGACAGAGGCTACACGGAAGGCCGTATTTTTCGGATCGATAGACGTTTTGTTCTCCTGATCGGCATAGCCGTATCCTTTTTCCGCCAGAACTTTGCCATCCTTCACAACAACAACGGACGCTCCAACATAATGGGCTTTTGCCTCAGCGGAATCGAAGAATGAATCGAGAAATGCTGTAGCTGATTCGGTTGTCAGCGCTTTCGTCTTTCCCTGTTCGGCAGCTACCGGAGTCGCGGTCTCCGCCTGAACGGCGGGTACCCACAGACTGAGAGACAGAACTACAGCCATGAAAGCTCCGGTTAGGGAGGTGAACCTGACGCGGGTCTTTCGTTTGGATAAATGCATGCAAACACTCCTTTTATGAAAATATTTACAAAATAGTTACTTACCCATGTATTACTGATTACTCGCACGATAGGTTTCACGATAATAGATTCCGATGTTGGCAATCCAGATGACGGAGAGCATTACGATTGGAAATGGAGCGAAGGTGAATAGAACCGAATACAGCACCATAGAGACCATTCCGACACCAAGAAGTACATTCATCATCTGAAAAGAACGGTAGGCTGCGCGATACACGATCCATTTCTCACCTTCATCCAACTTCTCGAAGTGATCTTTCTTCATATTACGTGAGTTCAGATCCAGTGCGCGATCAGGGAAATAGCGGTTGTACCGCTTGACGGTCAGTGTTTGCAGCACCACGACGATAATAATAGAGATACATGCAACAATGAGATTCACGAGGTTAAACAGTTCAGGAAAATTCGTCATATTTCTATGGGAAGCGTACAAGGACAAGGCCAGTGCTGCCCAGGTAAACGCAACAATAACGCTCAATCCGCTGAGGATCATCGCTTTACCGAGGGAACGCTCAGCAGGAGAGATGAGTGAGTCAGATTCTCCATACGTATCTTCTTCCATCGGAGGAACAGATGGCGTGCGGGAGAGACTGAATATGTTCCACAACATCATAACCACCAACGAAGCAGCCAGTAATGCAAATAAAAGATCATAGTCATAGTAAACGGACAGCGTCCAGTTCAAATTAGATGGAATTTTGTTGATTCCGCTGGCTCCGAGAAAACCGACTACAGTACCACCTGCCGCATACAATGGAAGGCGCATCTTGTTCTTTTTGGACGGGGAGGTTGTTCTGTTCATCTTAATCTCCACCTTTCAATTCAAAGATTTTTTCGACGGGTTCACGAAAGACGTGGGCTATTTTTAATGCCAAGACGACCGATGGAGAGTAATCTCCACGTTCAATCAGGGCAATGGTTTGGCGGGATGCGCCGATGAGTTTGGCTAGTTCCGCTTGGGACAGTCGGTCTCTGGCTCGTAACTCCCGAACGTGATTGTGCAATTCTTCCACTTGCTCACCTCCATGAAGCTAATGTATATGATATTTAACTAAATGTAAACTATAATATACAAAATGTTAATGATAATTTACTTATAAATGGTGAGATTGGACATGAAAAGAGAGCCTGCCCGGCTCCCTTGGATGATTATTTTGTTGCCGAAAAAGTGAAATCAAGATGCATCTGCACACGCCAGATGTTGATGCTGTTCCTCTGCCTTCCGAAGTAACATTCGGAAAAAGATGAGCGCGCCAAGTCCCATAAGTACATACAGAACAGCCATTACGTATGAAGGCAGGAAGGCTCCAATGGTTAACCCGAGACTTCCGAGTAGTGCGGCTACGTTATAGCTCAACCCGTCAGCGGCCATGTAGGCAGCCCGGTCCGAATCTGGGATCATACCGGCTAGCATGACCTGACGAACTGGGGAGTACATCAATTCTCCAATAGTTAGCAATATAGCGGATGAGATGAGTAACCAGGCCCAGTTGCTGAAAGCAAGAACGGCGAAGCCAGCGGTATAAAGGCACATACCGACAGTCATGATAGATCGGGACTGGAAGCGGCCCATCCATCTAGAGAATGGGATTGCAACTAATGCAACCAGTACAGTGTTGATGATCATGATCAGGCTGAACATACGCAGACCAGAGATATCTGAGCCGAACAGTTGGGCGGTGAATTCACTTTTTAGACGAACAGCAATATATTTATCCAACTGAAATTCCAGGGAGACAGCAAGGACCGTAGCCGTGAAAAATATCATGAAACGTTTGTCCTGAAAGACCGCCCAGTACGTTTTCAGTATGTTCCTCTGGATGGGAGCATTGGCCTCCATTGGTCTGGTGGATCTACCCGAATCATCGGCTGATTTGTTGTAGATCATTGCACGTTTATCCATTGTTTCACGAATTATAAAGATCAAAATAAACAGGGTAACTATGCTTTCCAGGCATACCAGACTGAACAATAGGAAACGAAATGATTCGAAAAATAAACCGCCCATCAGTGCGCCAAAGGTTACAGCAACGTTCGTTGTCCAATATTGCAACCCATATACATAATGACGTTCATGTTCACTGCTCA
The window above is part of the Paenibacillus sp. 1781tsa1 genome. Proteins encoded here:
- a CDS encoding serine hydrolase, which gives rise to MHLSKRKTRVRFTSLTGAFMAVVLSLSLWVPAVQAETATPVAAEQGKTKALTTESATAFLDSFFDSAEAKAHYVGASVVVVKDGKVLAEKGYGYADQENKTSIDPKNTAFRVASVSKTFTAAAVMQLVEQGKVDLQADFQTYVKGLKFDNPFDKPVTVENLLTHTTGFEIRDPQQEDIHTDFDKYIAMEDYAQQHMPPVVREPGSAYMYDNFSFLLLGMIVENVSGEPFESYMQQHIFKPLGMDNSSFMLDKKFQKQLATGYDAAHNPLDLYTISPTPMPQGGMLSTAEDIGKFMIAFLNDGVKDNKRIFKESTVKSMEQYRSSIHPLLPNTTYGFEAAFQIPGAGSSPKVITKAGDLTGFSSYLFLIPEQNTGVFLTYNQNGALRNLFYPAFIQSFFPQYAEPVQFKEYTPQSAAELQRLTGLYADLRLNTIVSSLKGGGDKPGQLSISDVFLGQRNLIQLEDHLFKDELTGQFTAFIENADGTTYLKEPYLNPMGYEKKGQKPVGFRDVRKNSPYAEAIYGLQSLGYYENEANKSFQPKTAVTRAEFIENTLKLSGLKPSKTTPPAGTDWADHAAAGYIQLGYEMGMITGADDTQFKPDQVIMRQEAMVMIWRSLQLQYPSELFNDVKLAGHTDPWAVPAVQMMAKLGIHGPEVKVLEDGSIDLLSRKPLIRQEEAAIMYALLTQPTDQIVAELMAARQPQAEPAEEAEAAEETSETAPVPVPVPVPSATSAQ
- a CDS encoding DUF3169 family protein; amino-acid sequence: MNRTTSPSKKNKMRLPLYAAGGTVVGFLGASGINKIPSNLNWTLSVYYDYDLLFALLAASLVVMMLWNIFSLSRTPSVPPMEEDTYGESDSLISPAERSLGKAMILSGLSVIVAFTWAALALSLYASHRNMTNFPELFNLVNLIVACISIIIVVVLQTLTVKRYNRYFPDRALDLNSRNMKKDHFEKLDEGEKWIVYRAAYRSFQMMNVLLGVGMVSMVLYSVLFTFAPFPIVMLSVIWIANIGIYYRETYRASNQ
- a CDS encoding helix-turn-helix transcriptional regulator, translated to MEELHNHVRELRARDRLSQAELAKLIGASRQTIALIERGDYSPSVVLALKIAHVFREPVEKIFELKGGD
- a CDS encoding MFS transporter, whose product is MKYADLHPNIRIRIITDFFTDLTQKSIIPFMAIYLSIQIGAGVAGLLLTINIVASMIVGLWAGYWSDRIGRKKLMVIAQTLQVVALLCLAIANSPWMDSIIVTCLMFLLSSLSSGITVPIANAMIVDVSSEHERHYVYGLQYWTTNVAVTFGALMGGLFFESFRFLLFSLVCLESIVTLFILIFIIRETMDKRAMIYNKSADDSGRSTRPMEANAPIQRNILKTYWAVFQDKRFMIFFTATVLAVSLEFQLDKYIAVRLKSEFTAQLFGSDISGLRMFSLIMIINTVLVALVAIPFSRWMGRFQSRSIMTVGMCLYTAGFAVLAFSNWAWLLISSAILLTIGELMYSPVRQVMLAGMIPDSDRAAYMAADGLSYNVAALLGSLGLTIGAFLPSYVMAVLYVLMGLGALIFFRMLLRKAEEQHQHLACADAS